From one Rosa rugosa chromosome 4, drRosRugo1.1, whole genome shotgun sequence genomic stretch:
- the LOC133743502 gene encoding uncharacterized protein LOC133743502 — MEEFSTPRLDISNAVRKKRSQTFRRPRPDSQPSPEIHDQSPLSSRSDELSKVSSDENAGCDTNSKRKELSLNECMTRVSSAGGNGEKPHIKDRKDRGFNSFYNNEPGRNGISNKRSSEGVLAPANWKSTSTVKDGLISESRSAGAANGGHGGSPSTRLSGSDGFGNENKAKKVKLKVGGATRTIQANSVVNGTKEEGSSTKLSRSSDVSKPRQKQNLLSNSDENHSPLDRKSGLKGIPWKDFSRSGINLGKDLDQSTMVRTSGKNSSGKEGDRSEPVRKSKRVPKRRVLDGEFGDDEEDDEIRFLEKLKTSKVTGGFREEDDEESSRKHRKLSVVSSIDNGGPSRSGKDLKRKSRPDRVSGDADYEEEDSLSDGELEGKKKQKKEAVEPLLDGKRELTLTTRQRALQSSKDASSSPGSSLIEFPNGLPPAPPRKQKEKSTEYDQQVKKAEAAQRRRMQIEKAARESEEEAIRKILGQDSSRKKKEDKIKKRQEELAQEKAANALALASSTIRYVMGPMGTTVTFPDDMGLPSLFDPKPHGYPPQREKCAGPSCMNPYKYRDSKSKLPLCSLGCYKAVQEKTQAETTS, encoded by the exons ATGGAAGAGTTTAGTACTCCTAGATTGGATATCAGCAATGCtgtgagaaagaaaagaagtcaAACCTTTCGCCGACCTCGACCTGATTCACAACCATCACCTGAAATTCATGATCAGTCGCCGTTGTCATCACGTTCGGATGAACTGAGCAAGGTCTCCAGTGATGAGAATGCTGGTTGTGATACCAATTCTAAGCGGAAAGAATTGAGTCTTAATGAATGTATGACTAGAGTTTCTTCTGCTGGGGGTAATGGTGAAAAACCCCACATAAAAGATAGAAAGGATAGAGGGTTCAATTCATTTTACAATAATGAGCCGGGACGAAATGGGATCAGTAATAAACGCTCTAGCGAAGGTGTCCTTGCCCCTGCTAATTGGAAAAGCACAAGCACAGTGAAGGATGGTTTGATATCTGAGTCAAGAAGTGCAGGTGCAGCTAATGGTGGGCATGGTGGAAGTCCGAGTACTAGGCTGTCAGGATCAGATGGATTTGGAAATGAGAACAAGGCTAAAAAGGTCAAGCTCAAGGTTGGTGGTGCTACCCGGACAATTCAAGCCAATTCTGTAGTCAATGGTACAAAAGAGGAGGGGTCTTCAACAAAGTTATCTCGATCTTCAGATGTCTCTAAACCACGGCAGAAGCAAAATCTTCTG TCAAATTCAGATGAGAATCATTCCCCTTTAGATAGGAAGAGTGGTTTGAAAGGAATTCCATGGAAGGATTTCTCAAGAAGTGGTATTAATCTTGGGAAGGATCTGGATCAGTCTACAATGGTTCGGACATCCGGAAAGAACAGCTCTGGAAAGGAAGGAGATAGATCTGAACCTGTTCGTAAGAGCAAGCGTGTACCCAAGAGGCGTGTACTTGATGGAGAGTTTGGAgacgatgaggaagatgatgagATTCGGTTTCTGGAGAAACTCAAAACATCTAAGGTTACTGGAGGATTtagagaagaagatgatgaagagtcAAGCAGGAAACATAGAAAACTTTCTGTAGTTTCTAGTATTGATAATGGTGGTCCATCAAGGTCAGGCAAAGACCTAAAGAGGAAGTCAAGACCTGATAGAGTATCAGGAGACGCTgattatgaagaagaagattcattaTCTGATGGTGAGCTTGAAGGTaaaaagaagcagaagaaggAAGCTGTTGAGCCTTTGTTAGATGGTAAGAGGGAATTGACCCTCACAACACGTCAACGGGCCCTTCAGTCGAGCAAAGATGCCTCTTCATCCCCTGGTTCAAGCTTAATTGAATTTCCGAATGGATTACCACCTGCACCACCTAGAA AACAAAAAGAGAAATCTACAGAATATGACCAGCAGGTGAAGAAAGCTGAGGCTGCTCAGAGACGAAGAATGCAAATTGAGAAGGCTGCTAGGGAATCTGAG GAGGAGGCTATTAGAAAAATACTTGGCCAAGATTCTAGtaggaaaaagaaggaagacaAAATAAAGAAGCGCCAAGAAGAACTGGCACAG GAGAAGGCTGCTAATGCTTTGGCGCTTGCATCAAGCACCATCAGATATGTGATGGGCCCAATGGGAACTACAGTAACATTCCCAGATGATATGGGTCTCCCCAGTTTATTTGACCCTAAACCTCACGG TTATCCTCCTCAGCGTGAGAAATGTGCGGGCCCATCATGTATGAATCCCTACAAGTATAGGGATTCTAAGTCAAAGCTTCCTCTTTGCAGTCTTGGGTGCTACAAGGCTGTCCAGGAAAAGACGCAAGCAGAAACTACCAGCTAA